A genomic stretch from Desulfurococcaceae archaeon MEX13E-LK6-19 includes:
- a CDS encoding CopG family transcriptional regulator has product MPTRVITFKADDELIEKIDKLAKMLGESRSNIIRKAVLRYIKDNSILVEDERKPEVVETIILS; this is encoded by the coding sequence ATGCCAACAAGAGTAATAACATTCAAAGCCGATGACGAGCTTATTGAGAAAATAGACAAATTAGCTAAAATGCTTGGAGAATCAAGAAGCAATATCATTCGTAAGGCTGTTCTCAGATACATTAAGGACAATAGTATTCTTGTTGAAGATGAGAGAAAACCTGAGGTTGTAGAAACAATTATTTTAAGCTAG
- a CDS encoding AbrB/MazE/SpoVT family DNA-binding domain-containing protein, with amino-acid sequence MVERRKIQRTGSSSFIVTLPKEWIESMGIKPGDYVLVYEHADKLIITPSEKEGSKLSTEIRVSESADVDEILRVIVSQYLAGYDTITIVFKPNTPGLAKKINTIKNMARAKLAGVEVVDETYNTLTLKILLNLRELPLTRALRRLHLIVNNMLVDALEAFKDKNMNLAEAVIQRDDEADRFHFMITRQLSLALLDIRVMHELGINNPIETLNYRILARNLERIADHAVNISKRVKERPDECRYCEKIYEFGKKVLELFNKSMESIYRLNRKIAEEVIRESQTLITELENLLSKEILVGHINDQEKIVLALIYDSLRRIIRYSSGIAEATLNIKASRTNIIDVK; translated from the coding sequence TTGGTTGAACGACGTAAGATACAGCGGACAGGTTCTTCATCGTTTATTGTAACCCTGCCTAAAGAGTGGATTGAGTCGATGGGAATAAAACCTGGAGACTACGTTCTCGTTTATGAGCATGCCGATAAGCTGATTATAACACCAAGTGAAAAAGAAGGAAGCAAATTATCTACCGAGATAAGAGTCTCCGAGAGCGCCGATGTCGACGAAATTCTCCGTGTAATAGTTTCACAGTATCTTGCTGGCTACGATACTATAACAATTGTATTTAAACCAAACACTCCAGGTCTAGCTAAAAAGATAAATACTATAAAGAATATGGCTCGTGCAAAACTCGCTGGGGTAGAAGTTGTAGATGAAACATACAACACCCTTACATTAAAAATACTTCTCAATCTAAGAGAACTACCTCTCACAAGAGCTCTTAGAAGACTCCATCTTATCGTGAATAACATGCTTGTAGACGCACTAGAAGCTTTCAAAGACAAGAATATGAATTTAGCAGAAGCAGTTATTCAAAGAGATGATGAAGCAGATAGATTCCATTTCATGATCACCCGGCAGTTATCCCTGGCATTACTTGATATAAGAGTCATGCACGAACTTGGCATAAATAATCCTATTGAGACACTTAACTATAGAATCCTGGCACGTAACCTAGAGAGAATAGCTGACCATGCAGTCAATATATCTAAGAGAGTTAAAGAGAGACCCGATGAATGTAGGTATTGTGAAAAAATCTATGAGTTCGGCAAAAAGGTACTTGAATTGTTCAATAAATCTATGGAAAGCATTTATAGACTCAATAGAAAAATTGCTGAAGAGGTAATTAGGGAATCACAAACACTGATAACAGAACTTGAAAACCTGCTTTCCAAGGAAATACTTGTAGGACACATAAACGATCAAGAAAAGATAGTACTTGCATTAATATACGATAGCCTCCGAAGAATAATAAGATATTCAAGTGGTATCGCTGAAGCAACACTTAATATTAAAGCATCTAGAACAAACATCATAGACGTGAAATGA
- a CDS encoding D-fructose 1,6-bisphosphatase → MDAKSLRKILVRIAGETAGYLRDIVDQHDLAEAIGKGAAGDTTHRADKIAEETIIDLVRREDLPAKIVTEEGGIINVTTNPEYLLIIDPLDGSMNYLSKIPYAAVSLAISRIDNPVNTGILAGAIANIFLKEIYSFDDEYAYIDNTPILPDSLKPSVSNIVIVYTKTPSFFNLMKDFFTTHLPQGRLRVLGSASLELVYTGLNRILLFINNMGSLRNLDIVAAIKFAEKLGKKITDIHGNPIFFRVDEIVRIDSIVVGEKHFVDKLISFIKAKEYAQVF, encoded by the coding sequence GTGGACGCAAAGAGTCTTAGGAAAATACTTGTGAGAATAGCCGGAGAAACTGCTGGCTACTTGAGAGATATTGTTGACCAACATGATCTAGCTGAAGCCATCGGTAAGGGTGCAGCTGGCGATACAACACATCGAGCAGACAAAATTGCTGAAGAAACCATTATTGACCTTGTCCGTAGAGAAGATCTGCCTGCTAAAATAGTTACTGAAGAAGGAGGCATTATTAATGTAACAACTAATCCAGAATACTTACTCATAATAGATCCCCTTGATGGTAGCATGAATTATCTTTCCAAAATACCTTATGCAGCAGTATCACTTGCAATAAGCAGGATAGACAACCCTGTTAACACAGGTATATTAGCTGGCGCTATAGCAAACATCTTTCTTAAAGAAATCTATAGTTTCGATGATGAATATGCATACATAGATAACACACCTATTCTACCTGATAGCCTAAAGCCTTCTGTAAGCAATATAGTGATAGTCTATACAAAAACTCCTTCATTCTTTAATTTAATGAAAGACTTCTTCACTACACACTTACCTCAAGGAAGGCTACGTGTCTTAGGGTCAGCATCTCTCGAACTCGTCTACACGGGACTAAATAGGATACTATTATTCATAAACAATATGGGTAGTCTAAGGAATTTAGATATCGTAGCAGCAATTAAATTCGCTGAAAAGCTCGGAAAGAAGATCACTGATATACATGGTAACCCTATATTCTTTAGAGTAGACGAGATCGTAAGAATAGATTCTATTGTTGTTGGAGAAAAACATTTTGTCGACAAACTTATTAGCTTCATTAAGGCCAAAGAATACGCTCAAGTTTTCTAG
- a CDS encoding aminopeptidase P family protein has protein sequence MKHNLHKLTRILEEKNLEAIVLVEPSNIQYYTGLKMIADPVMVFYINRDGEKKLYTPVLEYYRARNNLPPEIEVYALSKKLVIEDMKQEKASPDEIVVKFVSQHKKIGIDAKTLPQLRKIVDYQSKNIVDISDDVWKHRMQKEDWELEIIKRAIDITIKGIKTAVDHLHEGITDAELAGVFEHRVRLEGVEEYAFQPLVLFKPDNSYPHNLPTGKRIGKRDLVLIDVGVKINGYCSDLTRTIPWKRPTAEERKALEAVEEAISEVVDKAEPGMKGSEIDSIARRVLEKHGLAKYFIHGLGHGLGIDVHERPYLTQGYDKPIEENMVFTIEPGVYIAGKYGVRIEEDAVMTSKGIKVLSRKLERILWP, from the coding sequence ATGAAACATAACCTACATAAATTGACGAGGATTCTTGAAGAGAAAAACCTTGAAGCAATAGTACTCGTTGAACCATCGAATATACAATACTATACAGGCTTGAAAATGATTGCGGACCCGGTGATGGTTTTCTACATCAATAGAGATGGAGAAAAGAAATTGTATACACCAGTACTAGAGTACTATAGGGCAAGAAACAATCTTCCACCAGAAATAGAGGTCTATGCGTTATCGAAAAAACTTGTTATTGAAGATATGAAACAAGAAAAGGCTTCACCCGACGAGATAGTAGTCAAATTCGTTTCACAACACAAGAAAATAGGGATTGATGCAAAAACCCTTCCCCAACTACGTAAAATAGTTGACTACCAGTCCAAGAATATAGTTGATATAAGCGATGATGTATGGAAGCATAGAATGCAGAAAGAAGATTGGGAATTAGAAATCATAAAAAGAGCAATAGACATCACTATAAAGGGTATAAAGACAGCAGTTGATCACCTACACGAAGGCATAACAGATGCTGAGTTGGCTGGTGTTTTCGAGCATAGAGTAAGGCTTGAAGGTGTGGAGGAATATGCTTTCCAGCCATTAGTATTATTCAAACCTGATAACAGTTATCCTCATAATTTACCTACAGGGAAGCGCATAGGAAAACGTGACCTTGTTTTAATAGATGTTGGAGTAAAGATAAACGGTTATTGTAGTGACTTAACGAGGACAATACCATGGAAAAGACCTACTGCTGAAGAAAGAAAAGCCTTGGAGGCTGTAGAGGAAGCGATCTCGGAAGTAGTGGATAAGGCAGAACCTGGAATGAAGGGTAGTGAGATAGACTCTATTGCCCGTCGTGTACTCGAGAAGCATGGTCTGGCAAAATACTTCATACATGGGCTAGGACATGGTCTGGGTATAGATGTTCACGAGAGACCGTATCTTACACAAGGATATGATAAGCCTATAGAAGAAAATATGGTGTTTACAATAGAACCAGGAGTATACATAGCGGGCAAGTATGGAGTAAGAATAGAAGAAGATGCTGTAATGACTAGTAAGGGAATTAAAGTATTGTCTAGAAAACTTGAGCGTATTCTTTGGCCTTAA
- a CDS encoding cellulase family glycosylhydrolase translates to MFVVGLNYWPSYCPIYFWEKYRGEEIDDDLRVMRELGVNSVRVFLLTRVFMDSECGVKEHALERLLDFLDRCYKYGLKVYLTLIVGHMSGMNFRVVNGYMYSREAIDCLEKFFQEIASRVKDHPALEAYVIGNEITIYEKPSSREEYREFLRRIYSALKKVDPKHRVTSGSGLYYPYHVGAEPETEAEILDYLAPHMYNYDNDVMRQGYAYIFKLKHCLSTRKPVIYEELGFSSYQYGDEGQFLFLRPILYSILANGAQGFMIWCFSDFDKEEWEPYINHPYELGFGIVKANREQKPSALLIKEISSLEEKYMLSNYKPIEDPVGILIPQYMYKDVEFVNKIIEKVDLGTIIKVLYQSFTMLKMAGYNPIIVNEDTFDKTRLKALIVPSIPILKATTWRKLLRLVENGLTLYYSVAISVKEPHHAPTHLWEELFGVIPAQTPGYITPMTNDIKTEILGEEIVIPGLKTAPQYTIHLGIKVKPVDAEVIVPCNNNPLILRAKRGKGEAILVTEPIEYYLIEAIDANTRYKPYRIYRKILENKLKPRTPYDPRLEVIEATSGDSRIIYMINHSYEEVVVEASGTEPILVHGRKNEENYVIEPRGVAIVKH, encoded by the coding sequence GTGTTTGTTGTGGGGTTGAATTATTGGCCTAGTTATTGCCCGATCTATTTTTGGGAAAAGTATCGTGGTGAAGAGATTGATGATGACTTGAGGGTTATGCGTGAACTTGGTGTTAATAGTGTTCGCGTGTTCTTGTTGACGAGGGTTTTTATGGATAGTGAGTGTGGTGTTAAAGAACATGCTCTGGAGCGGTTGCTTGATTTTCTTGATAGATGCTATAAGTATGGTTTAAAGGTTTACTTGACGCTTATTGTAGGGCATATGTCTGGTATGAACTTCAGGGTGGTTAACGGATACATGTATTCTCGTGAAGCAATTGATTGTCTGGAGAAATTCTTCCAGGAGATAGCGTCCAGAGTAAAAGATCACCCTGCTCTCGAAGCTTATGTTATAGGGAACGAGATTACTATTTACGAGAAACCTTCTTCACGAGAAGAATATAGAGAGTTTTTGAGAAGAATCTATAGTGCACTGAAGAAAGTTGATCCCAAACATAGGGTTACAAGTGGTAGTGGTCTATATTATCCATATCACGTTGGCGCTGAACCAGAGACAGAGGCCGAGATTCTTGATTACTTGGCTCCCCATATGTACAACTACGATAACGATGTCATGAGACAGGGTTACGCATATATTTTCAAGCTAAAACACTGTTTGTCAACACGGAAGCCAGTGATATACGAGGAACTAGGTTTCTCGAGTTACCAGTACGGTGATGAAGGTCAGTTCTTGTTCCTACGCCCAATACTATATAGCATACTAGCAAATGGTGCACAAGGATTCATGATTTGGTGTTTTAGTGATTTTGATAAAGAAGAGTGGGAGCCCTATATAAATCATCCCTACGAGCTGGGATTCGGTATTGTTAAGGCAAATAGAGAACAAAAACCATCGGCCCTACTTATAAAGGAGATAAGTAGTCTTGAAGAAAAATACATGCTATCAAACTACAAGCCTATTGAAGACCCGGTAGGGATACTGATACCTCAGTACATGTATAAAGATGTAGAGTTCGTGAACAAAATTATAGAGAAAGTGGATCTAGGAACTATAATCAAGGTATTATATCAATCATTTACTATGCTGAAAATGGCTGGATACAATCCTATAATAGTAAACGAGGATACATTCGATAAAACCAGATTGAAAGCACTGATAGTACCTTCAATACCAATACTCAAGGCCACAACATGGAGAAAACTGCTTAGGCTAGTGGAAAACGGTTTAACACTATACTATAGTGTAGCAATATCAGTAAAAGAACCACATCATGCTCCAACTCATCTCTGGGAAGAACTCTTCGGGGTAATACCAGCCCAAACACCAGGGTACATTACGCCAATGACGAACGACATAAAAACAGAGATTCTAGGAGAAGAAATAGTCATACCCGGACTAAAAACGGCACCCCAATACACGATACATCTAGGTATTAAAGTAAAACCTGTTGACGCAGAAGTAATTGTACCATGTAATAACAACCCATTGATTCTACGTGCAAAAAGAGGTAAAGGCGAAGCAATACTCGTGACAGAACCCATAGAATACTACCTCATAGAGGCGATCGATGCCAACACTAGATACAAACCATATAGAATCTACAGGAAAATCCTGGAGAACAAGCTTAAACCAAGAACACCATACGACCCAAGACTAGAAGTGATCGAGGCAACAAGCGGTGATAGCAGAATCATTTACATGATAAATCATAGCTATGAAGAAGTAGTAGTGGAGGCATCAGGTACCGAACCAATATTGGTGCATGGAAGAAAGAATGAAGAAAACTATGTAATAGAACCAAGAGGAGTAGCTATAGTAAAACATTAA
- a CDS encoding metallophosphoesterase family protein, with translation MSRVLVLSDIHGNIDALESVLDSIAFDEVIVLGDLVDYGPEPGMVIDVIRELDPIAIVRGNHDHAVAYNVDCRCGEATHWLSVYTREHISKKSLSRNDIAFLRNLPLKNIVDISSMKLAVVHASLEDPLYDYLYPWLNDAEITRRTIDKTLNEHPHIILVGHTHYQFCRRVKDALLVNPGSVGQPRDGDPRASCIVIETDRDWPKITFVRIKYPVEKTIMRLREHGIEDVYLRTLEYILKNAVVPRNHKAIHGDQQ, from the coding sequence TTGTCTCGTGTCTTGGTGTTGAGTGATATCCACGGCAATATTGATGCGTTGGAGAGTGTTTTGGATAGCATTGCTTTTGATGAAGTTATTGTTCTCGGCGATCTCGTTGATTATGGTCCTGAGCCGGGTATGGTTATTGATGTTATTAGAGAACTAGATCCTATCGCTATTGTTCGTGGGAACCATGATCATGCTGTTGCGTATAATGTTGACTGTAGGTGTGGTGAGGCAACACATTGGTTGAGTGTTTATACACGTGAGCATATAAGCAAGAAATCGTTGTCTAGAAACGATATCGCGTTCCTCAGGAATCTTCCTTTGAAGAATATCGTGGACATTAGCTCAATGAAGCTAGCTGTAGTACATGCCTCACTGGAAGACCCTCTTTACGACTACTTGTATCCATGGCTTAACGATGCAGAGATAACGAGGAGAACTATAGACAAAACACTTAATGAGCACCCGCATATAATACTTGTTGGCCATACTCATTACCAGTTTTGTAGAAGAGTAAAAGATGCTCTATTAGTGAACCCGGGTAGCGTAGGTCAACCTAGAGATGGGGACCCACGTGCAAGCTGTATAGTGATAGAGACTGATAGAGACTGGCCAAAGATAACATTTGTGCGAATAAAGTATCCCGTAGAGAAGACAATAATGAGGCTAAGAGAACATGGCATAGAAGATGTCTACTTGAGGACGCTAGAATATATTCTCAAGAACGCTGTTGTTCCACGAAATCATAAAGCAATTCATGGTGATCAACAATAG
- a CDS encoding phosphoribosyltransferase encodes MPRVPVKLVSWEEIVDWSYNLAKKIREAGYKPDVVVALARGGYVPARLICDFLDVENLLSIQSQHWTEAAKKEERAIIKFQYKVDLSGLRVLIVDDICDTGESLILAKNFIQENWNPAELKIATLQWISPVAKIKPDFYYIEVKDWTWFQYPWTRLEDTYQFIKRMMQEAYKEKGKEEWTYNEILEGFKEWYGIDVGELYYKEALKLLEEKGIIKYDRDRDVYILLAKP; translated from the coding sequence TTGCCCCGTGTGCCCGTGAAACTTGTGTCTTGGGAAGAGATTGTTGACTGGAGTTATAATCTTGCTAAGAAGATTAGGGAGGCAGGATATAAGCCTGATGTCGTTGTTGCTCTTGCTCGTGGAGGCTATGTACCGGCCCGTCTTATCTGTGATTTCCTTGACGTAGAGAACCTCCTGAGTATTCAGAGCCAGCATTGGACAGAGGCTGCTAAGAAGGAGGAGCGTGCGATCATAAAATTCCAGTACAAAGTTGATCTGAGTGGACTCAGAGTACTCATTGTGGACGATATATGTGATACTGGTGAGTCTCTTATTCTGGCAAAGAACTTTATTCAGGAGAACTGGAACCCAGCTGAACTCAAGATTGCTACACTTCAGTGGATAAGCCCTGTAGCCAAGATCAAGCCGGACTTCTACTACATAGAGGTCAAGGACTGGACCTGGTTCCAATACCCATGGACGAGACTTGAAGACACATACCAGTTTATAAAGAGGATGATGCAGGAAGCCTACAAGGAGAAAGGAAAAGAGGAATGGACTTACAACGAGATCCTTGAGGGATTCAAGGAATGGTACGGTATTGATGTAGGTGAACTATACTACAAGGAGGCTTTGAAGCTTCTCGAAGAAAAAGGAATAATAAAGTATGATAGAGACCGCGATGTATACATACTATTGGCGAAACCATAG
- a CDS encoding S-methyl-5'-thioadenosine phosphorylase — MLVPPKKKAEIGVIGGSGLYDIPGLTDVEEIKVYTPYGAPSDNIILGTLEGRRIAFLPRHGRGHKIPPHRVNYRANIWALKALGVKWVIAFSAVGSLRKDYKPGDFVVPDQFIDMTKGVRPFTFFEGGIVGHVSMAEPFCEHLRRIIIEAAKNVKNLKLHDKGTYICIEGPRFSTKAESKIWKDVFKADIIGMTLVPEINLACEAELCYATVAMITDYDVWAEKPVTAEEVVRTMQENTVKARQLLPEIIKRLPEEPDPGLCSCCKALETALL; from the coding sequence ATGCTTGTTCCACCAAAGAAAAAAGCCGAGATAGGGGTTATTGGTGGAAGCGGCTTATACGATATACCCGGCCTTACTGATGTCGAGGAGATAAAAGTATATACACCTTATGGCGCACCCAGTGACAACATTATACTCGGGACACTTGAGGGCAGAAGAATAGCTTTCCTACCAAGACATGGGCGTGGTCACAAGATCCCTCCACATAGGGTAAACTATAGGGCAAACATATGGGCTTTGAAAGCATTAGGCGTGAAATGGGTTATAGCATTCTCCGCCGTGGGGAGCCTCAGGAAAGACTATAAGCCAGGAGATTTCGTTGTACCAGACCAGTTCATCGACATGACCAAGGGAGTAAGACCATTCACATTCTTCGAGGGAGGAATAGTAGGACACGTCAGCATGGCAGAGCCTTTCTGCGAGCACTTGAGAAGAATAATAATCGAGGCAGCCAAAAACGTGAAGAACCTCAAGTTACACGACAAAGGCACATACATCTGCATAGAGGGGCCTAGGTTCTCCACTAAAGCGGAAAGCAAGATCTGGAAAGATGTGTTTAAAGCAGACATTATAGGGATGACTCTAGTCCCCGAAATAAACCTGGCTTGCGAAGCGGAACTATGTTATGCAACAGTCGCGATGATTACTGACTACGATGTCTGGGCTGAGAAGCCGGTCACAGCAGAAGAAGTAGTAAGGACAATGCAGGAGAATACTGTTAAAGCCAGGCAACTACTACCAGAAATAATCAAGAGACTACCCGAAGAACCTGATCCAGGGCTGTGTAGTTGTTGCAAAGCACTCGAAACAGCTCTACTCTAG
- a CDS encoding RimK family alpha-L-glutamate ligase, whose protein sequence is MTTRIIVLHYHTNPTWSCRELLKAAEHRGIEAVYERIQSLDAMINDKGLDVSVRGSRVNADAVIVRSLGAAPSTEQLLKRVGVLEALRLTDRIVINKPIPMFFARDKWFSILRLKTAGLPVPRTLITENPYTVMRFINEYKKAVVKPVIGSLGLGSTFVNDPDIGYQVSKTLLSFKQPIYIQEFIEKPGFDYRIFVVGDQVVAAMKRVITSGWKTNIAQGAKGVPLKENDDPEAYELALKAVKTLDLDYSGVDIIVDQDGKHYIIEANASPLWKGLMEATGVNPAIHIIDYIIDKYKR, encoded by the coding sequence ATTACTACGAGAATCATTGTTTTACACTACCATACCAATCCAACATGGAGTTGCCGCGAGTTACTGAAAGCAGCCGAGCATAGAGGTATAGAAGCTGTTTACGAGAGAATACAGTCTCTCGATGCAATGATTAATGACAAAGGTCTTGATGTCAGTGTTCGTGGAAGCAGAGTAAACGCTGATGCCGTGATTGTGAGAAGCCTAGGAGCAGCACCATCAACAGAACAGTTATTGAAGAGAGTAGGTGTTCTCGAGGCTCTTCGTTTAACAGACCGCATCGTAATTAATAAGCCTATACCAATGTTCTTTGCGAGAGATAAATGGTTCAGCATACTGAGACTCAAAACAGCTGGGCTACCGGTACCAAGGACGCTAATAACAGAGAACCCCTACACGGTAATGAGATTTATCAACGAGTACAAGAAGGCTGTAGTGAAGCCCGTTATTGGTAGCCTAGGGCTTGGCTCAACTTTTGTAAACGACCCCGACATAGGGTACCAGGTTTCAAAAACACTACTGTCATTCAAGCAACCTATCTACATACAAGAGTTCATTGAAAAACCGGGTTTTGATTACAGGATATTTGTTGTAGGAGACCAAGTGGTAGCGGCAATGAAGCGTGTTATAACTAGTGGGTGGAAGACAAATATAGCCCAGGGAGCTAAAGGGGTTCCTCTAAAGGAAAACGATGATCCGGAAGCTTATGAGCTAGCCTTGAAGGCTGTGAAAACTCTTGATCTAGACTATAGTGGTGTCGATATAATCGTCGATCAGGATGGAAAACACTATATTATCGAAGCAAACGCATCACCCCTCTGGAAGGGGCTCATGGAAGCCACAGGAGTGAACCCCGCAATACACATAATAGACTATATTATCGATAAATACAAGAGATGA
- a CDS encoding Lrp/AsnC family transcriptional regulator yields MSSRIDLDDLDREIIKLLMLNSRMSYRKIAERLGVSPATVLVRLRKLRKKGVIRGFTVDIDPEKLGFSVQAYMLIKTDPKKTRNVLIRLSKMDNIVELCEVTGDYHLLLKVWAEDQKALANIIDQVRLVDGVVDTNTMLVLRSVKRVTMLV; encoded by the coding sequence TTGAGCTCTCGTATAGACCTTGACGACCTTGACAGAGAGATCATAAAATTGCTCATGCTTAATTCAAGAATGAGTTATAGGAAGATTGCTGAGCGCCTGGGGGTTAGTCCAGCCACTGTTCTCGTGAGACTTAGGAAACTGAGGAAGAAAGGTGTTATCAGGGGGTTCACTGTTGATATTGATCCGGAAAAACTTGGCTTTAGTGTCCAGGCTTACATGCTCATCAAAACCGATCCTAAGAAGACTCGTAATGTACTCATAAGGTTGTCTAAAATGGATAACATTGTTGAATTATGCGAGGTAACCGGTGATTATCATTTGTTATTGAAGGTGTGGGCTGAAGACCAGAAGGCTTTAGCTAATATTATCGATCAAGTCAGGCTCGTTGATGGTGTAGTTGATACTAATACTATGCTTGTATTAAGGTCGGTTAAACGGGTAACAATGCTTGTTTGA
- the asd gene encoding aspartate-semialdehyde dehydrogenase: MRYRVCVLGATGLVGQRMVSLLARHPWFDPEILMASPESAGKKYRDAVKWVIDEVLPDDIGDMKIVKVDVDIISREKPDLVFSALPSSIAVEVELELVKRGFVVVSNASPMRMDPYVPVLNPEVNADHLEIARLQKSKYGWKGILVKVPNCTTAILTLVLKPIMDNYGLKKVIVSTMQALSGAGYSGVPSVAILDNVIPYIKGEEEKVESETLKILGKFEKDKIQYADIRVSASCHRVMVLDGHLEAVFIETVEKPDLDSLKKVLKEFKENKIKDLNLPTAPKNPIIVRDEPDRPQPRLDRNEGKGMSVVVGRIREDKVFNGVKFVVLGHNTIRGAAGTAILIGELLVSQNYIGVLQ, translated from the coding sequence ATGAGGTATAGGGTTTGTGTTCTAGGAGCTACAGGGCTTGTTGGGCAGAGAATGGTATCGCTTTTGGCAAGGCATCCATGGTTTGATCCAGAGATCCTAATGGCTTCTCCTGAGTCTGCTGGCAAGAAATATAGAGATGCCGTGAAATGGGTTATCGATGAGGTTCTCCCAGATGACATCGGTGATATGAAGATTGTCAAAGTTGATGTAGATATTATTTCTAGGGAGAAACCAGATCTAGTATTCTCGGCTTTACCGTCAAGCATAGCTGTTGAGGTAGAACTCGAGCTTGTCAAGAGAGGTTTCGTAGTGGTATCTAATGCTAGTCCAATGAGAATGGATCCTTATGTACCAGTACTCAATCCAGAAGTTAATGCCGATCATTTAGAGATAGCTAGGCTTCAGAAAAGCAAGTATGGCTGGAAGGGAATACTGGTTAAAGTACCAAACTGTACAACAGCTATTCTAACTCTCGTGCTGAAACCAATAATGGATAACTATGGTTTAAAGAAAGTAATTGTATCAACAATGCAGGCGCTATCTGGAGCAGGATACAGTGGCGTCCCCTCAGTAGCAATACTTGATAACGTAATACCATACATTAAAGGAGAAGAAGAGAAAGTAGAGAGTGAAACACTGAAAATTCTTGGTAAATTCGAGAAAGACAAAATACAGTACGCTGACATCAGAGTCTCAGCTAGTTGTCATAGAGTAATGGTCCTAGATGGACATCTTGAAGCCGTGTTTATTGAGACAGTAGAGAAACCTGATCTAGATTCTTTAAAGAAGGTATTGAAGGAGTTTAAAGAAAATAAAATAAAAGACCTAAACTTGCCGACAGCCCCAAAGAACCCAATAATCGTAAGAGACGAGCCAGATAGACCCCAGCCACGTCTCGACAGGAATGAAGGGAAGGGCATGAGTGTTGTAGTGGGGAGGATAAGAGAAGATAAAGTGTTTAATGGCGTGAAGTTTGTTGTACTAGGTCACAACACGATTAGAGGTGCTGCTGGAACAGCTATTTTGATTGGTGAACTACTGGTAAGCCAAAACTATATTGGTGTCCTTCAATAA